GTTAAGCAACTTCTTACTGAGTTAGCGACTAAGTGGGGTCGCTTGATACCAGCTATGCTCTCAAGTCCCAATAGCAAAGAGCATGTAATGAAACTGATATCGAATATACCGACAACAACGCTTAGGTCGCATTCTAGGGATTTCGAAGAATTACCTGTATTTGTGTCAAACAACCTATCTGAAATTTTGTTGAATTTACCTGAACTAGAGCCGGAACGTCTCACATGCTTAAACTTTGAAGTCAAAGAGCTTTCGACGATCCATCAGCACTCCGACATAGTTAATGCATTATTCGAGGAAGGTCTTTTCGCGCTTACGATGGAAAACATAGAGTTCATTTTTGAAGTAATTCTTATCTTTGATGATCGTGAATCTCTATATAAAAACAACTACACAGCAATACGAGCAACAGAAAACAAAGTCCTGAATCAAAAGATTGAGGAGAACTTTGCTTACTATTTACAAGACATCCTTTTGCCTCTCAAAACTAACACGGAAGAAGATTCTTCGGCCATTCAAAGTGTTCTTACTCATGATGACCTTGAGCTAAGTGTGCTTAGGGCCTTCATCGAACAGCAGGCAACCAAATTACAGACTCTAGACCACATCCCAGAAAGGATGTACTGTCCTCTATTCGAATCGAACAAAATACAACCAAGCTGGAAAAATTGCCTTTCTTTCATGGAAAGTCCGGTTTTTTCAGAAGATGCCCTAACGACATTTCTAGATAGAGATGATGTTCGTACTGTCATTCTGAAGCAACCCATCCCACGTGATGAAGAATCGCAAAGCCTGCGCTCATTCATTCTTAAGGCGAACTCGCTTACAAATGCAAGTTATAGCGATTATATTCAGGTTTTACCTAGTATCTATAAAACATTTCCAAGTAGCCTCGAGCCTGGAAAGATTAGGATATTGATAGATCAGAAGAAAGTTAAGTTCTCAGAAGATAATTTTGATTCAATTTATGAGCACAGAGAGCTACAAATCCATTTTATAGCATCTTACATCGATGAATATCTAGCAGAAAATGATGAGTTTTTGCTGAATGATGATTACTTAGAAAGTCTACTCGAAACGGAAATTCCCATTACATCAAAGTTGAAAGTCATAGAGCAGATGGATTTATCCTCTCTTTTTGACAACCGCTCACGATCTGCTCTAATAGCTAATATAATCGCTGAAAGTGATTCAAATCCAAAAAATGTCAATGAAGATTCGGCACGTGATTTAATAATCAACGCCTCGCCTATTGAAACCCAGATATTGATGTTAAACAAATACCATACTCTGGTTTCAGATGATGACGTTCGTTACATATTGACAAAACTTCCAGATCCATATTGTGAAATAAAAACTGGGTATAGCTCGCCGCGACTGATAGACAACCAACAGAATCAAGAGTTAGTTAGATGGCTTGAATCTAGGAGAATTATTTCAACTTGGAAAAAGGATACAATATTTGATAATAAAATTAAGGTGAATCTCTTCAGGCGTTAAATTGATTTTTGAAGCGCATTGGTACGTGCTCTAGGCAATTGTTTGGAGACAGAGTTATAGGCGAGATGTAACAATACTCATGGTTACCTATTATCATTTTTGATCTTTTCCATTCACGCTGGACACTAAATCAATGAGTTTCCATACCTGTGCTTACCCATTAATTTCTAATTTAGCAAAGTCACTAATACAGAAATGTGGCAGAAACAGTTTGTGGGAAGTTCAAGTCTGTAGAGCCATAAAGCTACATATTTGCTATATAAAATATATTTTTAGATTTGATTTTTTATTAAGCAACTGAAATAAAAGTGATATTTAACTTTTTAATTCCCCCTTAACAGTCATACAGAAACCACCATTTCTACGAAAAGTTAGGCTATATCAAAGTCGGTGAAGTTCAGCCAGACCAATCAGATGATTTCAAGTTGTTTGAATATTCAAAGAGCCATTTAAGTTGAAATAGCGGCATAACAAACGTACACGGCATCTATAACTGATGATTGCTGCTCAATTAGATGTTTTGGTATAGGGAAAATTCAGCTAAGGGAATTAGATGAGTGAAAAAGTGAAAGTAGCTCTGAAGTGGCTCAAAGAGCTCTTGGATGCCGAGGGTGTTGAGTACCAAATTGTCGGAGGGCTAGCTGCAACGATACATGGTGGTAGTCGTGAAATCGCAGACATAGACCTTTATATCCACAACTTTGACGCAAACAAGGTTTTGGCTCGCGTATCGCAATTCATATCTAAGCCGTTAATTCACTATGCAGAATACGGTTGGGATCTCGAGTATTTCCAGTTAGTTTACCAAGACCAAAAAATTGAAATTGGTTTATCTCATAATACGAAGATACAGTCGGCTCTAGATGGGGCTTGGCATCAACTCGAAATCGATTTTTCAGAGTCAGTCATTAAAAGCTATCTCGGTATCGAATTGCCAGTAATCCCAGTTCATCATTTAGTAGAGTACAAGCGAATATTAGGTAGGGAAGTCGATCTAATTGACATACAAGAACTGACGTTAGCCATTTAATCCGAGGTTGTGTGCATAAGGAAATGAGTATGAATTACGATGAGTTTAACCATTTTTGCGGGACATTTACTGGGACGAGTCATGTCGTTCAATGGGGCAATTCAGATGTCTGGAAGGTGGGTGGTAAAGTCTTTGCCATTGGCGGTTGGAGTGATGGCAAAAAAGCGGCATTCACTTTTAAGACATCCAACTTAAATTATGATTTTCTCAGTGAATGTGAGGGTTATAAACCGGCTCCGTACTTTGCTAACCGTGGGATGAAATGGATACAGCAAGTTGAAACTTCCGGTCAATTAGACGATGACCTAAAGTATTACTTGTCTGAGTCTTATCGTATTGTTGCTAGTGGTTTAAGTAAACGTAAACAACGAGAGTTGGGCATAGAACACCTATCTGAACCACGCACGTAAATGCTTCAAGGCAGATTTCGCAGTTGACGTAATACTTTTTAATCTTTATCGACAGGCCAATAGCCCTTTGGAAGATCCTGACGATGAGATTGATCAAGTTGTATTGCAACAGTAAATCATATACAAACGTAGAGGTAGTGCACAGAATCGAAAAAGGGGATATCGCGATTACGGAATCATTGATCTAGCCGATAGTGAGATAGTGATAAGAGGTCGATAATTCGTTGTCGGACTAAATTAGAACTTTAAATCTAATTTTTAAGTAGTTGTTATCTCAGGAAGAGTTTTTGTGCTATGCGCCCCTATATTAAATACATCATCCCTATTTTAATTCCTTTCATTATCCTCGTCATGCCGCTATCAGCGTTTCCATTTGAAGGCCTTACGATTATTCAACAACGCGTTATTGCGATCTTTTTATTAGCGGCATTGTGCTGGGTGTTCGAGCCCATCCCGATCTACGCGACGTCTGTTGTTATTATCGTTCTGCAATTATTGATGTTGTCGGATAAAGGGCTGATCTTTTTAAGGTTTGAGCATGGGCAGGAACATTTTGGTGAGTTGTTAAAATACAGCGACATCATGGCGACATTCGCCAGCCCAATCATCATGCTGTTTTTAGGTGGTTTTTTCTTAGCGATGGCCGCCACTAAGTATCGATTAGACGTAAACTTAGCCCGTGTATTATTGAAGCCATTTGGACAAGATCCAAAGTTTGTGATGCTCGGCTTAATGTTGATCACTGGTATCTTTTCGATGTTTATGTCTAACACAGCAACAACGGCAATGATGCTCTCTATTTTAACGCCGGTACTGGCTGTGTTTGGACCGAAAGACCCCGGTCGGATAGCGTTTGCGCTTTGTATCCCTGTTGCCGCTAACATCGGTGGCATTGGTACCCCGATCGGTACCCCGCCGAACGCTATCGCCCTTAAATATTTAGTTGGCGATAACCTCATTACGTTCGGTGAATGGATGGCGTTTGGTGTGCCGTTTGTCGTGATTATGATGGCGTTAGCGTGGTTTTTAATAGGCTTTATGTACAAAGCTGACCAAAAGAAAATCGAGCTAAGCATCAAAGGTAAATTCCTTAAAACGCCCAAAGCCATTGCGGTATACGTCACTTTTGCGCTGACCATCATTCTTTGGTTAATGGGCTCAAGCCATGGCATGAACTCTTATACCGTCGCTCTGATTCCTGTCGCTGTGTTCTCACTCACAGGGATCATCAATAAAGAAGATCTGAAAAAGATTTCTTGGGACGTACTGTGGCTTGTATCAGGTGGTATTGCGCTTGGTTTAGCTCTCGATAAAACTGGCTTAGCAAGGCTCGTGGTACACAGCATTCCGTTTGATGCTTACTCACCCTATGTGGTGTTGTTCGGAGCGGCGTTCTTGTGTTTGGTAATGGCAAACTTTATGTCTCATACCGCAACGGCTAACTTGTTAATGCCAATTATGGCTGCATTGGGTTCGTCTATGGCTTCACTCACGCCACTAGGCGGTGAGTTAACGTTAATTCTGGTTGTGACTTTTGCCGCTTCATTAGGTATGTCGCTGCCAATCAGTACGCCACCGAATGCGTTGGCTCATGCCACGGGTCATGTGCAAAGTAATCAAATGGCCAGAATCGGTATTATTTTGGGTGTGGTTGGTGTGCTACTGAGTTTTGTTATGGTGTGGCTGCTACATTCAATTGGTCACATAGGATAACGATACGTGTATCAACAAAAGCTAGAAGCACTTATCGAGCGTTATTTTAATCAGACAGAACGTCGGGTGACGTGCCGTGCCGGTAACACCATTATTGAACAATCAGCGTTAAACACTCGTTTATATTATGTGTTTAGTGGAGAACTGGAAGGTTTTTATACCGAAGCGAATACACCGCAAGTGCGAGTGTTTAGCGCGGGTAGTGGGGCTTTTATAGGTGTTCATAGCTTCTTTTCAGGTAATTGGACAGCATCTTCAACGGTTGTTGCTAAAACCGATGTTGAGTTAGCGTGGATCGACAAAGACACGCCTGCAGAAGATGAACGGAAATTTGGCCCTCTTACCGCACAGTTCACACCTGTGATTGTCAATGAGTTGTCGCGTCGTCAACGCCGCGCAACACAAGAAGCGATAGCGAAACAAAAAGCGCTAGAGAAGTTACATACTGCAGAGCAAATGACGACCTTGGGTCAATTGGCTGCAGGGATTGCCCATGAGCTTAACAACGCTATTGGTGTAGTAAATAGTAAATCTGGTCGACTTGAAACGGTCATCATGGATCTACTTGAAGAAGTGCATCCAGAAGCCAGTCAATTTTTCGATTTTGGGTTAATGCATGGACAGAAAACGTCGTCGTCAGAAGCACGAACACGTGGGCGACAATTTGAAAGAAAATATGGTTTAGACAAAAACATTGCTCGCTCTCTTGCAAAGGCGATTCCAATTGACGCTTTATCTACAACAGAGGCTTTATCTGCAACAGACGTTATTTCAAAACATTGGCTGAAAAACCCAGAAGAAGCGATTCGCTTTTGGCAGATGGGCTGTGATTTACATGATTTACGCTTGGCATCTAGACACACCGTTGGCATCGTAAAATCGGTTAAACAACTTGGCAGAATTGATATCGACACCGAAGAAGCGGTTGATATTAACGACTCCATTAACCATGCCTTATCGTTGTTACAAAGTGAGTTACGTAGAGTTTCTGTGCGATTGAGCCCTGCGGATTTGCCGACTTTTAAAGGCTCGAAAACAGAGCTCGTTCAGATTTGGGTCAACATTGTAAAGAATGCTTGCGATGCAATGTCGAATTCAGACGATGCTGCAATAGAAATTCAAACCAGATTAAGTAAGAAAAGAATATTAGTTACGATCACGAATAACGGCCCTGAGATAGACGAGGCGACTCGTAGAAAGGTATTTCAGCCCAACTTCACCACTAAAAAGGGTGGTTTATCGTTTGGGTTGGGCTTGGGTTTATCAATCGTTAAGCGGATTGTGGCGGGTTATGGCGGAAGTATCATTGTGAAAAGTGATGCTTCTAAAACTGTATTTAGAATCAAGTTACCAGTAGAGGGTGAACATGGAGAAGCTTAATTTAATCTGTGTCGATGACCAGAGAGAAGTACTGAGCGCAGTGGTACAAGATTTAGAGCCGCTGGCGAGTTGGCTGAATATTGAAGATTGTGAATCAGCACAAGAAGTGCTTGATCTCATTGATGAACTTGACGCAGAAGGCGAACACATTACCGTCATCGTGTCTGATCATGTGATGCCAGGGAAAACGGGTGTGGAGTTACTCACTGAAGTGTTCCATGACAGCCGCTTTCCGAATACAAAGAAAATTCTTCTTACGGGGCAGGCCACTCACACCGATACCATCAATGCGATTAATGCAGCAGGCATCGACCGTTACTTTGAAAAGCCTTGGCAAGCAAGCACGTTAGTTGAATGTATTCGCACTCTTGTCACTGAGTACATATTTGATCAAGGGCTTGATTACACGGACTATCAGAATGAGCTTGACCAGCAGGTTGTATTGAGACGCTTACGTTAGCCATTTACGTTAGGTTCTTGCGCTAGTCATCTATGTCAGTCGCTTGAAATTATATGCACCGAAGGACGCTTTCTGAAGGATTTTGTCTTTGAAAGATGTAATCTTTCGGTGCATATATTACCTATCTCTTTTAGTCGTTCAGGTTTTAGTACTCAGTTATTAACACACTGGTTGCTGGCTTAAGTCTAAAACTCATGCGCTACGCCAACACCAACAGATGCATTGTATTTTCTTCACGAACTATTCCCTGAACATGCAGCAGAACTTCGTACGATGCCGCTTTCTCTATATTCAACATTTGAATGCAATTTGTGGAATATATCAAAATTAATTAAATTGATAGTAAGTTATTACTTTTCATTATGTTAGGGTTCTTTTCTTAAGGTCAGTGGATTAGGAAGAGGCTCATGAAAAAGGGATTTGTGATAGCGATATCAATCGGCTTTGTTGTCTTCTTCTTTGTTGGTCGTGAACTCCAGTGGTTCGGGTCCAGTAATTCCGAGTCGTTTCCTAAACTTCCTGATAGTCCCCAATTTGTTCCTTCTACCGATTTCGACGGTGAGTGGCTAGGCCGCCGTATTAACACCACTGGCAATAATATGTGTGAACGCACAACCATCACCGGAACCATTCGTGGGGGTAAGGCTACTCTAAGGTTTACCTACAACGGAACACCGTTAGAGGGCTGGGTTACGGAAAGCGGCGACTTACGTTTATATGCTAAACATCGCCAATGGGATTATCGTTTTTCCGCACATGGCAGTGGCAATAGATTTGATGGTCGTTGGCATTTAACCAATGGCCCGTGTAAAGGCACTTGGTTTATAGAAAAAGCCAACGACATGTAGGGCTATAAACGCATTATATACTTGGAATAACTTAAACAATATCCACGCGCATGTGTACGATTTAGTTTAAACGTATAGATAGGGAAACCCATGAGGATTGTGATTTTTATCGCTACAGTGATTTTAGTTAAATCAATTGAAGCAAAGTTTGGGCACACCTATAACATCTTTTCAGATCCACTTGATATCAAGTTAGCCGCTCTTGATTTTGTCTTGTGGGTTTCAGTCTACTTTGGTTTATCTTTTGTTTATGAGAAGGGCAAAGGCATCCTGACTAAAATGGGTAAAGTTAAGAGTCCTTAATGGGAAAACTTGAACCCTATTAAGCGTAACGGAATATTGTTAGTGATTTGAACTAAGACCAAGAGACGGTTTGGAGAGGAATAGTTATGAATGGAAAAATTGTTCGATGGGTTGATGAGAGGGGGTTTGGATTCATCAACTCAGATGAATTAAAGGGCGATATTTTTGTTCATATATCCAAACTTCGAAAGGGTTATCGTTCTCCAAAAGTGGGAGATAGCGTTGAATTTCAACTATCACATAGTTCTTCTAAACTCAGCGCTTCGAGTGCTCAGTTAGTTGGTATAGAACCACTCAAATCCAATCCTTTATCACTTATTTTGTCTGCACTTATCGTTGGTCTTATAGGGGCAGCTTTTTATCTTTTTTTGTTAGAGCCAAAGTTAAATCCGGCATATGAGAGTATGGGTTTTAGCTGCCAAGGAAAAATGTACTGCAGTGAGATGTTATCTTGTGATGAAGCAAAGTTTTATTTGGCAAACTGTCCCAATGTGAAAATAGATGGTGATCGTGATGGTATTCCTTGCGAGAGTCAGTTCTGCAGTCACTATTGATGCCTGTTTACTAGTCATTCAAAATAGACAACTAAAAGGACATTACATGGAAATCAGAGTAGGGACATTACCTGATATTGCAGGCATCACCGATATCTTCAACTTTTATATTGAACATACCAATGCGCGCTTTGAAGAAGAGAAGTTGTCGTTGGAAAATCGCCAGCAGTGGTTTTCTCAATTTTCTAGTCAAAGTAAATATCAACTTTATGTCGCGACAGAAGGTGATGCGTTATTAGGCTTCGCGTGTTCTCAGCAATACCGGGTTATGTCGGCATTTGAAGATACCGCAGAGGTCACTATTTATCTTGCGACAGAAGCTCAAGGTAAAGGCTTAGGCTCTAAGCTTTATTCTCAGCTATTTGCATCGATTAGTGATTATGGTGTTCACCGCGTACTCTCAGGTGTTGCTTTACCTAATGAGGCTTCAATAGCACTTCATAAACGTTTTGGATTTCGAGAAGTCGGAGTGTTCAATGAATATGCGAAGAAAAACGGTCAATACATCAGTTCAATGTGGTTAGAGAAGGCGTTAACCAAGGAACCAGATTGATTAGGATGGTTTAAACACGATGCAATACTCTTGGTACTTAAATTACGTATTGCTCAATGTTTGATTTAGAAACAAAGGACACAATATGGAAGTAAGGTTAGTCAAAGGTTCCGATCCTAAGTTCGCTGAATCGATCACTAAAACGAATATGGCGAGTTACTACCAAGCTCGTGGCATCGCTTGGGGTCATAGTCAGTTTTTACGCAGCTGGGATGAACTGGATAACTATGAAGTTTATGTAGGGGATAGCCGTATTGGTGTTATCCGCTTCAGTTACAACTGTGATACAACGTTTCTTAGGGACTTGCAGATATTAGCTGAATATCAAGATAGAGGCTTTGGTTCTAAGTGTCTCGATTTAGCTATTGAACATGCGAACAATCAATCATCGGCTCAGTTAGTGTTGCGAGTGTTCAGTGAGAACCCCGCTATTAAGCTTTATCAATCAAAAGGTTTTACTCAGTTGTCTGAAGTGAAAGGACTGTTGAAATGGAACTGATTTTAGGAAGAACTATGGACACCATTATCAAACAAGCAATCGAATTGCGAAAAGAAGAGAAGTACCAAGAGTCACGTGATTTGTTGGCAACGCTACTCACTGATGAAAATTATGCCGCGAAAGCGCACTTGCAGATCGCGTGGTCTTACGATAATCAAGGTAAAGAGCGACAGGCGATTGAGCACTATGTGCTATCTCTGTCTGGCGTGCTTTCTTCAGTAGAGCGTTTTGATGCGCTGTTCGGTTTGGCGAGTACTTATCGAAGCCTTGGTCTTTATGCAGAGGCTTTAGGCTATTTCGAACAGACTATGGCTGAGTATCCTGACTCGATAGAGGTGAAACCTTTCTACGCAATGTGTTTGTACAATTTGGGTCGCCATAAAGAGGCGACGTCGCTGTTACTTGAGCTTTTGGTATCTACGACTAATAGCGATGCGATTAAAGAGTACCAACGCGCGATCTCTTTATATGCTCAAGACTTAGATAAAACCTGGTAAGCCGCTGCTTATAAAGATCATGTACTAATATAGAAAAAGCCTAAGTATTAATAGGATACTTAGGCTTCAAGAATTCGGTTTTAGTTTGAGTTTAAACCGTTACTCTGAAAGTTCTTTACGAACGATCTCTGCGCCAGCGCTTAGCGCATTGAGCTTAGCTGAGGCAATTTCACGAGGAAGGGGAGCCATGCCGCAGTTGGTGCACGGGTAGAGCTTATCGGCATCAACATACTTCAGTGTTTCTCGTAGAGTGTCGGCAACTTCTTCCGGCGTTTCAATTGAATTGGTTGCAACATCGATAGCACCGACCATCACTTTCTTACCTCGAACGAGCTCAAGCAATTCAACCGGCACATGAGAGTTATGACACTCTAATGAGATGATATCGATATTTGACTGCTGAAGCTTAGGAAATACCTCTTCGTATT
Above is a window of Vibrio atlanticus DNA encoding:
- a CDS encoding MazG-related protein; the encoded protein is MSEKVKVALKWLKELLDAEGVEYQIVGGLAATIHGGSREIADIDLYIHNFDANKVLARVSQFISKPLIHYAEYGWDLEYFQLVYQDQKIEIGLSHNTKIQSALDGAWHQLEIDFSESVIKSYLGIELPVIPVHHLVEYKRILGREVDLIDIQELTLAI
- a CDS encoding MmcQ/YjbR family DNA-binding protein, which gives rise to MNYDEFNHFCGTFTGTSHVVQWGNSDVWKVGGKVFAIGGWSDGKKAAFTFKTSNLNYDFLSECEGYKPAPYFANRGMKWIQQVETSGQLDDDLKYYLSESYRIVASGLSKRKQRELGIEHLSEPRT
- a CDS encoding SLC13 family permease; translated protein: MRPYIKYIIPILIPFIILVMPLSAFPFEGLTIIQQRVIAIFLLAALCWVFEPIPIYATSVVIIVLQLLMLSDKGLIFLRFEHGQEHFGELLKYSDIMATFASPIIMLFLGGFFLAMAATKYRLDVNLARVLLKPFGQDPKFVMLGLMLITGIFSMFMSNTATTAMMLSILTPVLAVFGPKDPGRIAFALCIPVAANIGGIGTPIGTPPNAIALKYLVGDNLITFGEWMAFGVPFVVIMMALAWFLIGFMYKADQKKIELSIKGKFLKTPKAIAVYVTFALTIILWLMGSSHGMNSYTVALIPVAVFSLTGIINKEDLKKISWDVLWLVSGGIALGLALDKTGLARLVVHSIPFDAYSPYVVLFGAAFLCLVMANFMSHTATANLLMPIMAALGSSMASLTPLGGELTLILVVTFAASLGMSLPISTPPNALAHATGHVQSNQMARIGIILGVVGVLLSFVMVWLLHSIGHIG
- a CDS encoding ATP-binding protein translates to MYQQKLEALIERYFNQTERRVTCRAGNTIIEQSALNTRLYYVFSGELEGFYTEANTPQVRVFSAGSGAFIGVHSFFSGNWTASSTVVAKTDVELAWIDKDTPAEDERKFGPLTAQFTPVIVNELSRRQRRATQEAIAKQKALEKLHTAEQMTTLGQLAAGIAHELNNAIGVVNSKSGRLETVIMDLLEEVHPEASQFFDFGLMHGQKTSSSEARTRGRQFERKYGLDKNIARSLAKAIPIDALSTTEALSATDVISKHWLKNPEEAIRFWQMGCDLHDLRLASRHTVGIVKSVKQLGRIDIDTEEAVDINDSINHALSLLQSELRRVSVRLSPADLPTFKGSKTELVQIWVNIVKNACDAMSNSDDAAIEIQTRLSKKRILVTITNNGPEIDEATRRKVFQPNFTTKKGGLSFGLGLGLSIVKRIVAGYGGSIIVKSDASKTVFRIKLPVEGEHGEA
- a CDS encoding response regulator, translating into MEKLNLICVDDQREVLSAVVQDLEPLASWLNIEDCESAQEVLDLIDELDAEGEHITVIVSDHVMPGKTGVELLTEVFHDSRFPNTKKILLTGQATHTDTINAINAAGIDRYFEKPWQASTLVECIRTLVTEYIFDQGLDYTDYQNELDQQVVLRRLR
- a CDS encoding cold shock domain-containing protein, whose protein sequence is MNGKIVRWVDERGFGFINSDELKGDIFVHISKLRKGYRSPKVGDSVEFQLSHSSSKLSASSAQLVGIEPLKSNPLSLILSALIVGLIGAAFYLFLLEPKLNPAYESMGFSCQGKMYCSEMLSCDEAKFYLANCPNVKIDGDRDGIPCESQFCSHY
- a CDS encoding GNAT family N-acetyltransferase, which translates into the protein MEIRVGTLPDIAGITDIFNFYIEHTNARFEEEKLSLENRQQWFSQFSSQSKYQLYVATEGDALLGFACSQQYRVMSAFEDTAEVTIYLATEAQGKGLGSKLYSQLFASISDYGVHRVLSGVALPNEASIALHKRFGFREVGVFNEYAKKNGQYISSMWLEKALTKEPD
- a CDS encoding GNAT family N-acetyltransferase, with protein sequence MEVRLVKGSDPKFAESITKTNMASYYQARGIAWGHSQFLRSWDELDNYEVYVGDSRIGVIRFSYNCDTTFLRDLQILAEYQDRGFGSKCLDLAIEHANNQSSAQLVLRVFSENPAIKLYQSKGFTQLSEVKGLLKWN
- a CDS encoding tetratricopeptide repeat protein; amino-acid sequence: MDTIIKQAIELRKEEKYQESRDLLATLLTDENYAAKAHLQIAWSYDNQGKERQAIEHYVLSLSGVLSSVERFDALFGLASTYRSLGLYAEALGYFEQTMAEYPDSIEVKPFYAMCLYNLGRHKEATSLLLELLVSTTNSDAIKEYQRAISLYAQDLDKTW